A genomic stretch from Bordetella sp. N includes:
- the fdx gene encoding ISC system 2Fe-2S type ferredoxin: protein MPKLTVLPHPDVCPEGAVIENAPQGVSICRVLLDNHIELEHACELSCACTTCHVVVREGYNSLEEATDSEEDLLDRAWGLTSTSRLSCQAKIANADVTVEIPRYTINHAKENH from the coding sequence ATGCCTAAACTTACCGTTTTGCCTCATCCCGACGTCTGCCCCGAGGGCGCCGTCATCGAAAACGCGCCGCAGGGCGTGTCGATCTGCCGCGTGCTGCTGGACAACCATATCGAGCTGGAGCACGCCTGCGAGTTGTCCTGCGCCTGTACCACTTGCCATGTGGTCGTGCGTGAAGGTTATAACTCCCTGGAAGAGGCCACCGATTCCGAGGAAGATCTGTTGGACCGGGCGTGGGGGCTGACGTCGACGTCGCGCCTGTCCTGCCAGGCCAAGATCGCCAACGCCGACGTGACCGTGGAAATCCCGCGCTACACGATCAATCATGCCAAGGAGAACCATTGA
- the iscX gene encoding Fe-S cluster assembly protein IscX — MKWVDTLQIAEALYDAHPDVDPATVRFTQLRDLVLALPDFDDDPARSGEKILEAIQQAWIDEAA; from the coding sequence ATGAAATGGGTCGACACGTTGCAGATCGCCGAAGCCCTGTACGACGCGCATCCGGATGTGGATCCGGCCACGGTGCGTTTCACGCAATTGCGTGACCTGGTGCTGGCCTTGCCGGATTTCGATGATGATCCCGCCCGTTCGGGGGAAAAGATTCTGGAAGCCATCCAGCAGGCGTGGATAGACGAGGCTGCCTGA
- a CDS encoding methylglyoxal synthase — protein sequence MSLPILRFGLAANRLHHETPNAALFDWLRCCSGSIRELGVQLYTVGRTHDAISREGMLQGYPGLIRYPYGREGGLMKLVARVTEGRDGSQPFDGAIYLIDPVDPSSIFPEALALKRQCITHGKPFVSTLAGAIEWIEVERVLAGLAPDPAVSRLLDFSRQTVALIAHDALKDQMVDFADTHFDLLSRFSRRVATGTTGGRLNDLAWSRGWPSDKPWVHRYLSGPLGGDAQIGELVLEHQCQRVIFFEDPHVARQHEADIQLLERAVRVVTATASCATSPAVARRWAQAMEQRLQQLGA from the coding sequence ATGTCCCTTCCCATCCTGCGTTTTGGCCTGGCAGCGAACCGGCTGCATCATGAGACGCCCAACGCGGCCTTGTTCGACTGGTTGCGCTGCTGTTCCGGCTCGATCCGCGAGCTTGGTGTCCAGCTCTATACGGTGGGACGTACGCACGATGCGATATCACGCGAAGGCATGCTGCAAGGCTATCCCGGCTTGATACGCTATCCGTATGGCCGTGAAGGGGGCCTGATGAAGCTGGTGGCCCGGGTCACGGAAGGGCGCGACGGCAGCCAGCCTTTCGACGGGGCCATTTATCTGATCGATCCCGTCGATCCTTCGTCGATTTTTCCCGAGGCGCTGGCGCTCAAGCGGCAGTGCATCACGCATGGGAAGCCTTTCGTGTCGACCTTGGCGGGGGCCATTGAATGGATCGAGGTGGAACGTGTGCTGGCGGGACTGGCGCCGGATCCCGCCGTGTCGCGCCTGCTGGATTTTTCGCGTCAGACCGTGGCCCTGATCGCGCATGACGCGTTGAAGGATCAGATGGTCGATTTCGCCGATACGCACTTCGATCTGTTGTCCCGTTTTTCGCGACGCGTTGCCACCGGGACCACGGGTGGGCGTTTGAACGATCTGGCATGGTCGCGCGGCTGGCCGTCGGACAAGCCCTGGGTGCATCGGTATTTGAGCGGGCCCTTGGGGGGCGATGCGCAGATCGGCGAGTTGGTGCTGGAGCATCAGTGCCAGCGGGTGATCTTCTTCGAGGATCCCCATGTGGCGCGCCAGCACGAGGCCGATATCCAGCTGCTGGAACGAGCCGTGCGAGTCGTCACCGCCACGGCGTCATGCGCGACGTCACCCGCCGTGGCCCGGCGCTGGGCCCAGGCAATGGAGCAGCGCCTGCAACAGCTGGGCGCCTGA
- the lysS gene encoding lysine--tRNA ligase produces MTDNSPATTAQDENRLIAERRAKLAKLRESGVAFPNDFVPDAHADELHAKYDEQDQEALVATARVAKVAGRMMLKRVMGKASFATLQDATGRIQIYLDRGTLGEEPYAAFKQWDIGDIIAIEGTVFKTNKGELSLHASQARLLSKSLRPLPDKFHGVSDQELRYRQRYVDLVMTEETRRTFAARSKAIGGIRQFMLDAGFLEVETPMLHPIPGGAAAKPFTTHHNALDMQMFLRIAPELYLKRLIVGGFERVFEVNRNFRNEGVSPRHNPEFTMMEFYAAYTDYRWLMDFTEQLIRQAAIAATGSAVLTYQERELDLSQPFDRLTICEAILKYAPGYTQAQLDDVAFVRAELKKLGADVDKAPLARAALGALQLALFEETAEAKLWRPTYIIDYPVEVSPLARASDTREGITERFELFMTGREIANGFSELNDPEDQAERFRSQVEAKDAGDEEAMYYDADYIRALEYGMPPTGGCGIGIDRLVMLLTDSPSIRDVILFPHLRRED; encoded by the coding sequence ATGACCGATAACTCGCCCGCCACCACCGCGCAAGACGAAAACCGGCTGATCGCCGAGCGCCGCGCCAAGCTTGCCAAGCTGCGCGAAAGCGGCGTCGCCTTCCCCAACGACTTCGTGCCGGACGCGCACGCGGACGAACTGCACGCCAAGTACGACGAACAGGACCAGGAAGCCCTGGTCGCCACGGCCCGCGTGGCCAAGGTCGCCGGCCGCATGATGCTCAAGCGCGTCATGGGCAAGGCCAGCTTCGCCACCTTGCAGGACGCCACCGGCCGCATCCAGATCTACCTGGACCGGGGCACCCTGGGCGAAGAGCCCTACGCGGCGTTCAAGCAGTGGGATATCGGCGACATCATCGCGATCGAAGGCACGGTCTTCAAGACCAACAAGGGCGAGCTTTCCCTTCATGCGTCGCAGGCGCGCCTGCTGTCCAAGTCGCTGCGCCCGCTGCCGGACAAGTTCCACGGCGTGTCCGACCAGGAACTGCGTTACCGCCAGCGCTATGTCGACCTGGTGATGACCGAAGAGACCCGCCGCACGTTCGCTGCGCGCAGCAAGGCCATCGGCGGCATTCGCCAGTTCATGCTCGACGCCGGCTTCCTGGAAGTCGAAACGCCGATGCTGCACCCCATCCCTGGCGGCGCGGCGGCCAAGCCCTTCACCACCCATCACAACGCGCTGGACATGCAGATGTTCCTGCGCATCGCGCCCGAGCTGTATCTGAAGCGCCTGATCGTGGGCGGCTTCGAGCGCGTGTTCGAAGTGAACCGGAACTTCCGTAACGAGGGCGTGAGCCCGCGTCACAATCCGGAATTCACGATGATGGAGTTCTACGCGGCCTACACGGACTACCGCTGGCTGATGGACTTCACCGAACAACTGATCCGCCAGGCCGCCATCGCCGCCACCGGCAGCGCCGTGCTGACGTATCAGGAACGCGAGCTGGATCTGTCGCAGCCCTTCGACCGCCTGACCATCTGTGAGGCCATCCTGAAGTACGCGCCGGGCTACACGCAGGCGCAACTGGACGACGTCGCCTTCGTGCGCGCCGAGCTGAAGAAGCTGGGCGCCGACGTCGACAAGGCTCCGCTGGCGCGCGCCGCGCTGGGCGCCCTGCAATTGGCGCTGTTCGAAGAAACCGCCGAAGCCAAGCTATGGCGGCCGACCTACATCATCGACTATCCGGTGGAAGTCTCGCCGCTGGCGCGCGCGTCCGATACCCGCGAGGGCATCACGGAGCGCTTCGAACTGTTCATGACCGGCCGCGAAATCGCCAATGGTTTCTCGGAGTTGAACGACCCGGAAGATCAGGCCGAACGCTTCCGCTCGCAGGTGGAAGCCAAGGATGCGGGCGACGAGGAAGCCATGTATTACGACGCCGACTACATCCGGGCGCTGGAATACGGCATGCCGCCTACCGGTGGATGCGGTATCGGGATCGATCGTCTGGTGATGTTGCTAACGGATAGCCCGAGCATTCGGGACGTCATTCTGTTCCCGCACCTGCGGCGGGAAGATTGA
- a CDS encoding SDR family oxidoreductase, which yields MTQTVVVLTGASRGIGAALARALAKPGVRLATLARRNDPELQAHAAAQGATLTQIEVDLSDLSAAGAAAARIAADLPRDASRYLLINNAGTVQPVARGDQLEDAAAITTAFNLNVSAVMLLTARFLAATQGLAADRRVLNISSGAGRNPNPGWGVYCATKAALDMYTRVLKQEQGTDGARVVSLAPGVVDTDMQVAIRASDPSAFPALSRFQDMHASGKLSAPTNVAARIAAYLERDDFGQTEIDDIRNYD from the coding sequence ATGACCCAAACTGTTGTCGTCCTTACCGGTGCCTCACGCGGCATCGGCGCCGCCCTCGCCCGCGCGCTTGCCAAACCTGGTGTGCGCCTGGCCACGCTGGCCCGCCGCAACGACCCCGAACTGCAGGCGCATGCCGCGGCCCAGGGCGCCACGCTGACGCAGATCGAAGTCGACCTGTCGGACCTGTCCGCGGCCGGCGCCGCCGCCGCGCGCATCGCAGCCGACTTGCCGCGCGACGCCAGCCGCTATCTGCTGATCAATAACGCCGGCACGGTGCAGCCGGTGGCACGGGGCGACCAGCTGGAAGATGCCGCCGCGATCACCACGGCCTTCAACCTCAATGTCAGCGCCGTGATGCTGTTGACCGCGCGCTTCCTGGCGGCGACCCAGGGCCTGGCGGCCGACCGCCGCGTCCTGAACATCTCCTCGGGCGCCGGGCGCAATCCCAACCCCGGCTGGGGCGTCTACTGCGCCACCAAGGCGGCGCTGGACATGTACACCCGCGTCCTCAAGCAGGAACAGGGCACGGACGGCGCCCGCGTGGTGTCGCTGGCCCCCGGCGTGGTCGATACCGACATGCAGGTGGCCATCCGCGCCAGCGATCCCTCCGCTTTCCCCGCCCTGTCCCGTTTCCAGGACATGCACGCCAGCGGCAAGCTGTCCGCGCCGACCAACGTCGCCGCGCGCATCGCCGCCTATCTCGAACGTGACGACTTCGGCCAGACCGAAATCGACGACATCCGCAATTACGATTGA
- the prfB gene encoding peptide chain release factor 2 (programmed frameshift), giving the protein MEAERQNQLAARLADYAEREQALRRYLDYDAKDERLQVVNAELENPDVWNDPKHAQDLGREKKSLEDVVGTLTELGGGLADSRELFDLAASDDDDATLESIEGDADAFQQKLEGLEFRRMFSNPADPLNCFLDIQAGAGGTEAQDWASMLLRQYLKYSERKGFKAEILEESEGEVAGIKSATIKIEGEYAFGYLRTETGVHRLVRKSPFDSSGGRHTSFASVFVYPEIDDSFEVEVNPADLRVDTYRASGAGGQHINKTDSAVRITHNPTGIVVQCQNDRSQHRNRAEAMQMLKSRLYELEMRNRMAEQQKLEDSKTDVGWGHQIRSYVLDQSRIKDLRTNVEISNTQKVLDGDLDPFIQASLKQAV; this is encoded by the exons ATGGAAGCCGAACGTCAGAACCAGCTCGCCGCCCGACTCGCCGACTACGCCGAGCGCGAACAGGCTCTACGGAGGTATCTT GACTACGATGCCAAAGATGAGCGCCTCCAGGTCGTAAACGCCGAGCTGGAAAACCCGGACGTCTGGAACGACCCCAAGCACGCACAGGATCTGGGCCGGGAAAAGAAAAGCCTGGAAGATGTCGTGGGCACCCTCACCGAACTGGGCGGAGGGCTGGCCGACTCGCGCGAGCTGTTCGACCTGGCCGCGTCCGACGATGACGACGCCACCCTGGAATCCATCGAAGGCGACGCCGACGCGTTCCAGCAAAAGCTGGAAGGCCTGGAATTCCGCCGCATGTTCTCCAATCCGGCCGATCCGCTGAACTGCTTCCTGGACATCCAGGCAGGCGCCGGCGGCACCGAGGCGCAGGACTGGGCCTCCATGCTGCTGCGCCAGTACTTGAAGTATTCCGAGCGCAAAGGCTTCAAGGCCGAGATCCTGGAAGAATCGGAAGGTGAAGTGGCGGGCATCAAGTCGGCCACCATCAAGATCGAAGGCGAATACGCCTTCGGCTACCTGCGCACGGAAACCGGCGTGCACCGCCTGGTGCGCAAGAGCCCCTTCGACTCGTCCGGCGGCCGCCACACGTCTTTCGCCAGCGTGTTCGTCTATCCCGAAATCGACGACTCCTTCGAAGTCGAGGTCAACCCGGCCGATCTGCGTGTCGACACCTACCGCGCCAGCGGCGCCGGTGGCCAGCACATCAACAAGACCGACTCGGCCGTGCGTATCACGCACAATCCGACCGGTATCGTCGTGCAGTGCCAGAACGACCGCTCCCAGCACCGCAACCGCGCCGAAGCCATGCAGATGCTGAAATCGCGTCTGTACGAGCTGGAAATGCGCAACCGCATGGCCGAGCAGCAGAAGCTGGAAGACTCCAAGACCGACGTGGGCTGGGGCCACCAGATCCGTTCCTATGTGCTGGACCAGAGCCGTATCAAGGACCTGCGCACGAACGTGGAAATCTCCAATACCCAGAAGGTACTGGACGGCGACCTCGACCCCTTCATTCAGGCCAGCCTGAAACAAGCGGTCTAA
- a CDS encoding MFS transporter gives MENVAMPGQAPASVSSEDTLYRKVTLRLVPFLVLCYVVAYLDRVNVGFAKLQMLSDLQFSDTVYGLGAGIFFLGYFLFEVPSNIILHKVGARRWIARIMISWGIISSAMIFVKTPTMFYTLRFLLGLAEAGFFPGIILYLTYWFPHARRGRITTFFMTAVPLSGLIGGPISGWIMHTFHGDHGMAGWQWLFLLEGIPSVIIGVIVLLWLDDRISHAKWLTDSEKAVLSRNIEAEERAKEDPPIREAMTKPRVWAMASIYFSFVMGLYGVGFWMPTLISNTGVKDPLYIGLLTAIPNLFAVVGMIIISRNSDRKHERRWHLAIPAFIGAIGLVGSAVWSGNTWLAIASLTLANIGICTVLPLFWSLPTAVLGGTAAAAAIALINSVSNLAGFISPYLVGWLKDQTGSTSSGIYVLAACLCVGALVALAQPARLVNR, from the coding sequence ATGGAGAACGTTGCAATGCCGGGGCAGGCCCCGGCCTCCGTGAGCTCGGAGGACACGCTTTATCGCAAGGTCACCTTAAGGCTGGTACCTTTTCTGGTGCTTTGCTATGTGGTGGCGTATCTGGACCGGGTCAATGTCGGTTTCGCCAAGCTGCAGATGCTGTCGGATCTGCAGTTCAGCGATACCGTTTACGGCCTGGGCGCGGGGATATTTTTCTTGGGCTATTTCCTGTTTGAAGTGCCCAGCAACATTATCCTGCACAAGGTTGGTGCGCGCCGCTGGATCGCCCGCATCATGATCAGCTGGGGCATCATCTCGTCGGCCATGATCTTCGTGAAGACGCCGACGATGTTCTACACCTTGCGTTTTCTGCTGGGCCTGGCCGAGGCCGGTTTCTTCCCAGGCATTATTCTTTATCTCACCTACTGGTTTCCCCACGCGCGGCGCGGGCGCATCACCACCTTCTTCATGACGGCGGTGCCCCTGTCGGGCCTGATCGGCGGCCCGATCTCCGGCTGGATCATGCATACCTTCCATGGCGATCACGGCATGGCCGGCTGGCAGTGGCTGTTCCTGCTGGAAGGGATTCCGTCGGTGATCATCGGTGTGATCGTGCTGCTGTGGCTGGACGATCGCATCAGCCACGCCAAATGGCTCACCGATAGTGAGAAAGCGGTGCTGAGCCGCAATATCGAAGCGGAGGAGCGCGCCAAGGAAGATCCGCCGATCCGCGAGGCAATGACCAAGCCGCGGGTGTGGGCGATGGCCAGCATCTACTTTTCCTTCGTGATGGGCCTGTATGGCGTCGGGTTCTGGATGCCGACCCTGATCAGCAATACCGGCGTGAAGGATCCCCTGTATATCGGCTTGCTCACGGCGATCCCCAATCTGTTCGCGGTGGTGGGCATGATCATCATTTCGCGCAACTCCGACCGCAAGCACGAGCGGCGCTGGCATCTGGCCATTCCGGCGTTCATCGGCGCCATCGGCCTGGTCGGTTCGGCGGTCTGGTCCGGCAACACCTGGCTGGCCATTGCGTCGCTGACCCTGGCGAATATCGGCATCTGCACGGTCTTGCCGCTGTTCTGGAGCCTGCCGACGGCCGTGCTGGGCGGCACCGCGGCGGCGGCCGCCATTGCGCTGATCAACTCGGTAAGCAACCTGGCGGGTTTCATCAGCCCGTATCTGGTGGGCTGGTTGAAGGACCAGACAGGGTCGACCAGCAGCGGCATCTATGTGCTGGCGGCTTGCCTGTGCGTAGGGGCGTTGGTGGCCTTGGCGCAGCCGGCGCGGCTGGTGAACCGCTGA
- the recJ gene encoding single-stranded-DNA-specific exonuclease RecJ: MVTPRLTVRPADFQITRVLEGAGIHPLLARLWAARGVAHPDDVRLGWPALIPPAGLTHCEHAARVLADAIQQGRRMLIVADYDCDGATACAVGLRALRMMGATVDFLVPNRFETGYGLSPAVVELACRHPAGKPDMLVTVDNGIASVDGVAAANAAGMDVVITDHHLPGDELPDALAIVNPNQPGCGFPSKNLAGVGVIFYLMLGLRAELRRRGVFPADGGPRLDALADLVALGTVADVVKLDTNNRLLVTQGLQRMRSGRMQAGLRALFAVAAREPRNANSFDLGFALGPRINAAGRLADMSLGIACLTTDDEGEALDIARQLDAINRERRSIETTMREQALATLETSADVVGATVCVFDDSWHQGVVGLVASRLKEKYWRPTLAFAPAGDDELRGSGRSIPDVHLRDALDLVSKRNPGLIRKFGGHAMAAGLTLGRDGLAQFGPAFDAAVRELTGRDSFEPVLETDGSLESGYANAEVAGLLQQQVWGAGFAAPLFFDTFQVRSQRLLGDKHLKLSLERGQQRFEAIWFGHAQLLPDTIDVAYRLEQNIWNGMVSVQLVIEHAS, from the coding sequence GTGGTCACCCCGCGCCTGACTGTACGTCCCGCCGATTTTCAAATCACCCGCGTGCTGGAAGGCGCGGGCATCCATCCACTGCTGGCGCGCCTGTGGGCCGCGCGCGGCGTCGCGCATCCCGACGACGTCCGCCTGGGGTGGCCCGCGCTGATCCCGCCCGCCGGGCTGACGCACTGTGAACACGCCGCCCGCGTCCTGGCCGATGCCATCCAGCAAGGCCGCCGCATGCTTATCGTGGCCGACTATGACTGCGACGGCGCCACGGCCTGCGCAGTCGGCCTGCGCGCCTTGCGCATGATGGGCGCGACGGTCGACTTCCTGGTGCCCAACCGCTTCGAAACCGGCTACGGCCTGTCGCCGGCGGTGGTCGAGCTGGCCTGCCGCCATCCGGCCGGCAAGCCCGACATGCTCGTCACGGTGGACAACGGCATCGCCAGCGTCGACGGCGTTGCCGCCGCCAATGCGGCCGGCATGGACGTGGTCATCACGGACCACCATCTGCCCGGCGACGAGCTGCCCGACGCCCTGGCCATCGTCAATCCCAATCAACCGGGCTGCGGCTTCCCGTCGAAGAACCTGGCGGGGGTCGGCGTCATCTTCTACCTGATGCTGGGGCTGCGCGCGGAACTGCGCCGGCGCGGCGTCTTCCCCGCCGATGGCGGCCCGCGCCTGGACGCGCTGGCCGACCTGGTGGCGCTGGGCACGGTGGCCGACGTGGTCAAGCTGGACACCAACAATCGCCTGCTGGTCACGCAGGGTCTGCAACGCATGCGCAGTGGCCGCATGCAGGCCGGCCTGCGCGCGCTGTTCGCCGTCGCTGCCCGCGAGCCGCGTAACGCCAACAGCTTCGACCTTGGCTTCGCCCTGGGCCCGCGTATCAATGCCGCGGGCCGGCTGGCCGACATGAGCCTGGGCATCGCCTGCCTGACCACGGACGACGAAGGCGAAGCCCTGGACATCGCGCGCCAGCTGGACGCGATCAACCGCGAACGCCGCAGCATCGAAACCACCATGCGCGAACAGGCGCTGGCCACCTTGGAAACGAGCGCCGACGTGGTCGGCGCCACGGTGTGCGTGTTCGACGACAGCTGGCATCAGGGCGTGGTCGGCCTGGTCGCGTCACGTCTCAAGGAAAAATACTGGCGCCCCACCCTGGCCTTCGCGCCCGCCGGCGACGATGAATTGCGCGGCTCCGGCCGCTCGATTCCCGACGTGCATCTGCGCGACGCCCTGGACCTGGTGTCCAAGCGCAACCCGGGCCTGATCCGCAAATTCGGCGGTCACGCCATGGCGGCGGGCCTGACCCTGGGTCGCGACGGCCTGGCGCAATTCGGCCCCGCCTTCGACGCGGCCGTGCGCGAATTGACCGGGCGCGACAGCTTCGAGCCTGTCCTTGAAACCGACGGTTCGCTGGAATCCGGCTACGCCAACGCCGAAGTCGCCGGCCTGCTGCAACAGCAGGTCTGGGGCGCGGGCTTCGCGGCCCCCCTGTTCTTCGACACGTTCCAGGTACGGAGCCAGCGGCTGCTGGGTGACAAGCACCTCAAGCTGTCGCTGGAACGGGGCCAGCAGCGCTTCGAGGCCATCTGGTTCGGCCACGCGCAACTGCTGCCGGATACCATCGATGTGGCGTATCGCCTGGAACAGAACATCTGGAACGGCATGGTGTCCGTCCAGCTGGTCATCGAACACGCGTCCTGA